The genomic segment TATGGGGCGTTTGTGCTTGGGCACCAATGAACTTCGGTTTTGAAAACTGTAATTTCCCAGGTACTGTaatcttttttagtttttaaataTCTACTCCAGACCACTTTTTCTGGGAAACCGAGGTCTTGTTGAGCGTGCACTTGTCACCAGATTTGGACATACATGACGTGTCGCCATGGCCAATTATTTCATTGAGCCAAACGGTGCTTATGTGCAATTGCCATTAAATAGCGAATGCAGTGAGCATTCATGCACGCATCAATCTACGTGTATGATTATGTAATAATCATTATGAAACAGATTAGAACATGTTTGCCTAATTTTTTCAGTATTGTACAATGTAACTCATGGTGCATTGCTGCAACATTAATTATACTGGACAATATAGTCGTGATAGTCTATATCCTAATACAGAAACAGATTTTTGAACATGTTCGCCTAATGTTTTGCCAATACTGCAACATCCAGACATGTTGCAGTATTTTTCAAAACTGTATAAAACTGTAGTATACCAAGCATATAGTATTTGTGCCTATCATTTATAAGACTGTTGCTTTTTGAATATTGTAGTTTATGAAAACCACAAtatccaaacaagcccttataGTTTCTAATGAGTGCCACAATATGTCTTTGAATGGAAGGATATCCGTTCCTAAAAATAGTACAGTTTTACAAACTTCTACCATTTCTCTTAGGTATTTAAGACCTAAGGGTTAATATTCTAACCCAGTTCAATCCAATGGCTAGTAATTTTTGAGCTGACATGGCATAATGCTATGTTGGAGTCATTTTAAGAGTAGAGGGGGATTCAAGACCGATGAGACACCGAATTTGAAGAAAATGTGGAGAAAACTAGTTAAATTATGCCAAATAAAAATCACTGAAACTGTCCGGCAACCAACTGGTGTCTGGGAAAATTTAATGTACTAAATGATGCAAGAGCTCATCACAGTTTAGTAGTAATAAAACTAAAGACAGTCTTTACAAGATACTAAACAACAGATTTATTTATGGCCTGTCACGAGTTGAGTATAACCTTTTCTATGCTGATAAAACCCCTATTCCGTCTTGTTCATAAACTAATTATGCCAGCAATGACAACCAACATTTAGTAGTGAATGGTTTACTGCATGTTACAGAAGTTATGCTGGAAGATTTAGGCAGTATCGGAAAACTAATAAGCTCCAAATGTTGACAACATCAGGATTATAAGTTCCCTCTAGGAAAATATTACTATACTATTACATGGCATGCAAGGATACAATGTAGAAATGACACATACCTAAAAAGTGCAAATATCGGACTAGCAGACTGAGCACAAGTTATGTGTACAAAATGATAAGGAGTGGACTTAAGACATATACTACCTGTGGATTCAAGACAAGCTTTTGACAGTGACAGACACAAACAGTTCATGCAAACATTTTCTGTACTTCGCAAAGCATGgactaaccaaataaaaaagtttaacAATAATTTCTGTACTTTGCAAAGCATGGACTAACCAATTTTTAAGTGGCATCCGCTATCCAGCAGTGTCATTGTTGTTTGCCCACAAATGTACTAAGAAAAAGTTCGTGCCTGCATATGCTGGCACCAGCAGAAACCTAAATAATTGTCTAGGCTGCTTGGGAAATGGTCACCCTCACGAGATTATGATTCAACAAAGCAGACCTATGTAATATCAAACAAATGTTGCGTACATCAAACATCAACTGTCCAGCCAAAAATGGCATAACAAAAGGACTCATGAAGAGGTTGGTAGAGAACCCGTCTTCAGGTAACAAACAACAGGCACCATGTAAAGCAGTTATGAAAGGGTGCTGACGATCTACAAGGACCATACTACTGACAAACAGGTAATATGCACCTGTAACTTGTGTTACTTATAACTCATAAAATCGATGGAGTAGGATTGTAGCAATCAATTGTCTAACTGGCATTACGAACTAAGcagtagctcagttggttagtgCCTCCAATAGAGAGGGCGGCCACCCAGGCTTGAACCCCGAGGTGCATTGGTTTGTGGGTACCTCCCTGAGAAACTAGTTTCAACAAGTTTCCTGGCTAGCCAAGTTCGGTACACCCCTACCTTAAATTTAAAAACTGCCCTGTGgtcgagaaaaagaaaaatgtctaACTGGCTTTTGTGCTTGTGAGTCATCCGAGATCCTGCTAATGACCTAGTTCTGTTGAAGGGAACCTCTAGTCTATGATAGTTAACTAGTGACTTCACCAAGCATTTAGCTTGTTCCGAATTCCAAAAACCAATGTGCAATGTTTCACCCAAAAAGAGAACCTATATATCtatagatataaaaaatatagaccTCTGCTACTAATCCATGTTTTTCCGTTTCAGAGAAGGCCTGAGAAATCTGCTGGTATATTACCAAATGCCAGTATTGAGTCAAAACATAGCTCTGAATAGTTCTACAGTGGTAAGGCTTCTGATAGGAAGAATCATGCACTAGAGTTAAATGCCCAATAGTATTTATAGATGATTCAATAACGCTAACTAGTCTCTATAGAAAGCAgaaagtttgtaaaaaaaaaatcaaactgtGACTGAACTGAAAGCAACTAATGTAACCGATAAAAGAAATTAGCACAAGTCAAAAGTTAATTCGTACttgagaataaaatatatatagcaGTGAGAAATGAACATACTAGCATATTCAGGAGCAAGGTATCCAAATGTCCCAGCTACCCTTGTCATCATGGACTTATCTGTATCTTTAGCAAGCTTGACCAACCCAAAGTCTGAAACCTTAGCTCTCAAATCTTGGTCCAGCAATATATTGGAAGGCTTCAGATCCCTGTGGATGAAAGTCTCCTGTGCCAAGCCATGCAAATATTCTATCCCCCGGGCAACATCCAAAGCTATTGTCATCCTCTGTGTCCATGTAAGAGGAGTATAACCGCTATGCTGAAGATCACACAGGTGCTCGCGCAATGTTCCACCAGACATGAACTCATAGACCAAGAGCCTCTCATTGCCATGGGTACAGTACCCAAGTAGTGCAACCAGGTGACGGTGTCTGACTTTCCTAAGAACATCAATCTCAGCCATGAATTCTTGCAGCCCCTTAGTCCCCATAGCGCCACTGTCGCACCTCTTCACAGCAACCAGCTTCCCATTGAGATTCCCCTTAAAAACCACCCCAAAACCTCCTCTACCTAAGATGCAGCCCTCATCAAAGTTGTTTGTGGCCTTCAGCAGCACATTGATCGGCAATTGCATCCCCTGGGACTCAAATATATCAGCAATGTTTGTGCTGTCAACGCTTACATGACTGTAAAGCTCAGTTGGGACTGCAGAACCACTTCCATTGATATTGCCATTTGTCCCAACCACctgaatcttcatcatctcaGATTCACCACAAGGGCTCTTTGTTGAGACAGGACTGAATTTGTCTATGTTCTTCTTCCTTAGATGATGTAAGAAAAGCCCAACACAAATAATGACAAGAATGACAGCTAGAAGAATTCCGATGATCATTCCCGCATTCGACTTTGAGTTTTGTGAACCTCCAGGATTCGAAGGTGAAGAACCACCATTGgtaccaccacctcctccactaCCACCACCTGATTCCCCAAACTGGTTTCCTGTGGCTGTCACCTTTACTGAAGACATAAACCTGGGCACTGGGCCAGTGAGGCCATTATTTGAGACATCAAGAACCGAGAGGTTTGGCAGTGTCGTCAAAGCATCAGGTATCACTCCCGTCAAATGATTGTTCGACAGATTCAGCTTTTGAAGCTGCGTCAGGTTTGCGAAAGCCGGCGAAATCTTCCCCGACAAGTTCTTATTAGCCAAGTTGATAGAAATCACTTCTTTGTTGATGCAGGAGAGATAAAGCCACTGGTTACTGCCATCGCAGGGATTATTTCCCACCCAAGTTTGCGCAAGTTCATACGGGTACCCAAACCCTGAAGCCACCTCAAGCAAAATGGTCACCAGAGGATCACATGGTCCAGGGTCTTTGAGACAGAACCCATTCCCAGAATCAATATCTTGTGTCTTCAAAGTGCCTGTGAAATTAGGCTTCGGCCCCTGAAAATGGTTATTCGATAGCATCACATTCTGAAGGCTCATGATCCCCATCAGCGAGGCTGGCACCACTCCAGTGAGCATATTGTCCCTCACATTGAACGTCTCCAGCTGCGAGTTGCTAAAATCGGGGATTGGGCCGGTGAATGCGTTGGACTGAATCCACAGCACCCTCAGGCTCTTCACAGACGCGAGGACATCAATCGGCCCTGACAGCTTGGCATCTGACTTCTGGTT from the Phragmites australis chromosome 19, lpPhrAust1.1, whole genome shotgun sequence genome contains:
- the LOC133900410 gene encoding receptor protein kinase TMK1-like produces the protein MGREGFVPLFLLVAVASLAAPAAAAGDKSSDAAAIGDLAKSLTNPPPSWLGGGDICDRSDGITCDGSGRVTGINLARKGLSGTLHTSLSSLTALRSLQLQDNTLSGPVPSLAGMGSLTTLALDGNAFTSLPEDFLQGLISLTELSMDDLPLKPWNISDAIVNCDMLQSFSASNASITGAFPAVLANLTSLTTLRLSYNYLTGGLPAGLAGLSALETLQLNNQKSDAKLSGPIDVLASVKSLRVLWIQSNAFTGPIPDFSNSQLETFNVRDNMLTGVVPASLMGIMSLQNVMLSNNHFQGPKPNFTGTLKTQDIDSGNGFCLKDPGPCDPLVTILLEVASGFGYPYELAQTWVGNNPCDGSNQWLYLSCINKEVISINLANKNLSGKISPAFANLTQLQKLNLSNNHLTGVIPDALTTLPNLSVLDVSNNGLTGPVPRFMSSVKVTATGNQFGESGGGSGGGGGTNGGSSPSNPGGSQNSKSNAGMIIGILLAVILVIICVGLFLHHLRKKNIDKFSPVSTKSPCGESEMMKIQVVGTNGNINGSGSAVPTELYSHVSVDSTNIADIFESQGMQLPINVLLKATNNFDEGCILGRGGFGVVFKGNLNGKLVAVKRCDSGAMGTKGLQEFMAEIDVLRKVRHRHLVALLGYCTHGNERLLVYEFMSGGTLREHLCDLQHSGYTPLTWTQRMTIALDVARGIEYLHGLAQETFIHRDLKPSNILLDQDLRAKVSDFGLVKLAKDTDKSMMTRVAGTFGYLAPEYATTGKVTTKVDVYAYGVILMEMITGRKVLDDSLPEDETNLVTIFRRNMLNKEKFRKFVDPTLDLNAEAWNSLLEVADLARHCTAREPYQRPDMCHCVNRLSSLVDQWKPTNVDNDDEGETSAMGLNQQLEKWRCNDFTISDSDSFNTFNVSRKYH